Proteins encoded within one genomic window of Deltaproteobacteria bacterium:
- a CDS encoding ThuA domain-containing protein translates to MSTMRYGAKLNVLLVTKGHPFARDAFHAMFDAIPDCAVTAVEHPAAEVFFSPALAAPYDAIVLYDMPGIDFAKRSPLGTVAPSEALKRGWRALLAGGKGIVFLHHAIAGWPTWPEYGEWTGARFLYAPGEARGVKYPDSGYRHDVKHVVTPVDPKHPVFAGIESGYEISDELYLCPVFEELVTPLARSSHAFVPENFYSAAAAIAGKMFTNEGWTHPRGSNLAAWAQRIGKSQTATILGGDGPAAYENPGLRRLLENTIRWVAAETKRIRDAA, encoded by the coding sequence ATGTCGACGATGCGCTACGGCGCCAAGCTCAACGTCCTGCTCGTCACGAAGGGCCACCCCTTCGCACGCGATGCCTTCCACGCCATGTTCGACGCGATCCCCGACTGCGCGGTGACCGCGGTCGAGCACCCCGCGGCCGAGGTGTTCTTCAGCCCCGCACTCGCGGCGCCCTACGACGCGATCGTGCTCTACGACATGCCGGGCATCGACTTCGCGAAGCGCAGCCCCCTCGGCACCGTCGCGCCGAGCGAGGCCCTGAAGCGCGGCTGGCGCGCGCTGCTCGCGGGCGGCAAAGGCATCGTGTTCCTCCACCACGCGATCGCCGGCTGGCCCACGTGGCCCGAGTACGGCGAGTGGACGGGCGCGCGCTTCCTCTACGCGCCCGGCGAAGCGCGCGGCGTGAAGTATCCCGACTCCGGCTACCGCCACGACGTGAAGCACGTCGTCACGCCGGTGGACCCGAAGCACCCGGTCTTCGCTGGCATCGAGAGCGGCTACGAGATCAGCGACGAGCTCTACCTGTGCCCCGTGTTCGAGGAGCTCGTCACACCGCTCGCGCGCAGCTCGCACGCGTTCGTGCCTGAGAACTTCTACAGCGCCGCGGCGGCGATCGCGGGCAAGATGTTCACGAACGAGGGCTGGACGCATCCACGCGGCTCCAACCTCGCCGCGTGGGCGCAGCGCATCGGCAAGAGCCAGACCGCGACGATCCTCGGCGGCGACGGACCCGCGGCCTACGAGAATCCGGGCCTGCGCAGGCTGCTCGAGAACACGATTCGCTGGGTGGCCGCGGAGACGAAGCGCATCCGCGACGCGGCGTAG